One window from the genome of Desulforamulus ruminis DSM 2154 encodes:
- the ligA gene encoding NAD-dependent DNA ligase LigA — MSDGTQRIKNRLEELRREINQHNYQYYVLDQPTITDDQYDRLMQELLRLEAENPEWVTSDSPSQRVGGQVQKGFASVPHRIPMLSLGNAFGEQDLKEFDRRVRSGLDGEEVEYVVELKIDGLAISLWYEKGIFIRGTTRGDGEFGEDITANLRTVKAIPLRLKEDIPFLEVRGEAFMPKDSFVKLNEMREEAGEALFANPRNAAAGSLRQLDTRITASRNLSAFMYAIGYLEGPDPGSHARGLAWLRELGFRVNSQHKVCEDMEEVLEYCRRWQEKRFDLPYAIDGLVIKVNSLQQQQRLGATLKSPRWAIAYKFPAEQAVSTIRDITVRVGRTGVLTPSAILEPVQLAGTTVSKATLHNEDIVRQKDIRIGDKALIQKAGDIIPEVVRVYPEERTGEEKPFVMPTTCPECHAPVVRMEGEAACRCSNRNCPAISREGVIHFVSRGAMDILGLGESIVTQLIREGLVRDPADLYRLQYEDLICLERMGARSSQNLLEAVEASKKNTLAQLLFGLGIRHVGDRAAKILARRFGSMKALMEATLEELTEIPEIGVKIAGSIVDYFSKAENLDLIQRLAAAGVNMEGEKEHRDAGELPLSGKTFVVTGTLEGFSRQEAQKAIEERGGKVSGSVSKKTDYVVVGENPGSKQEKALQLGVVLLNEADFVALLNRFSS; from the coding sequence ATGTCCGATGGAACCCAGCGGATAAAAAACCGGCTGGAGGAACTGCGCCGGGAAATCAATCAGCACAACTATCAATATTATGTATTGGACCAGCCCACCATTACCGATGACCAGTATGACCGGCTGATGCAGGAGTTGCTGCGGCTGGAAGCGGAAAATCCGGAATGGGTGACCTCCGATTCTCCCAGCCAGCGGGTGGGAGGACAGGTTCAAAAGGGATTTGCTTCGGTTCCTCACAGAATTCCCATGCTAAGCCTGGGCAATGCCTTTGGCGAGCAGGACTTGAAAGAATTCGACCGCCGGGTTCGTTCGGGTCTGGACGGCGAGGAAGTGGAGTATGTGGTGGAACTCAAGATTGACGGGCTGGCCATTTCTCTGTGGTATGAAAAGGGAATTTTTATCCGGGGCACTACCCGGGGAGACGGCGAGTTTGGAGAAGATATTACCGCCAACCTGCGTACCGTTAAGGCCATACCCCTGCGCTTAAAGGAAGACATTCCCTTTTTGGAGGTGCGGGGGGAGGCTTTTATGCCCAAAGATTCCTTTGTTAAGTTAAATGAAATGAGAGAAGAGGCCGGAGAGGCCTTGTTTGCCAACCCCCGGAACGCGGCGGCGGGCAGCCTGCGGCAGTTGGACACCCGGATCACAGCCTCACGGAATCTGAGCGCTTTCATGTATGCCATCGGTTACCTGGAAGGGCCGGATCCCGGCAGCCATGCCCGGGGACTGGCCTGGCTGAGGGAACTGGGCTTCCGGGTAAATTCCCAGCATAAAGTCTGCGAAGATATGGAGGAAGTTCTGGAGTACTGCCGCCGCTGGCAGGAAAAGCGCTTTGATCTGCCCTACGCCATTGACGGCCTGGTGATCAAGGTCAATTCTCTGCAGCAGCAGCAGCGCCTGGGAGCCACCTTAAAGAGTCCCCGCTGGGCCATTGCCTATAAATTTCCCGCAGAGCAGGCAGTCAGCACCATACGGGACATTACCGTCCGGGTAGGACGCACCGGGGTTCTGACGCCCAGCGCCATTCTGGAGCCGGTGCAGTTGGCGGGAACCACTGTCAGCAAGGCCACCCTGCATAACGAGGACATTGTCCGGCAAAAGGATATCCGTATCGGGGACAAAGCCCTGATCCAAAAAGCCGGGGACATTATTCCCGAGGTGGTCCGGGTCTATCCGGAGGAGCGAACCGGAGAGGAAAAGCCCTTTGTCATGCCCACCACCTGTCCGGAATGCCATGCCCCGGTGGTGCGAATGGAGGGGGAAGCGGCCTGTCGCTGCAGCAACCGGAACTGTCCGGCCATTTCCCGGGAGGGGGTTATCCACTTTGTTTCCCGGGGCGCCATGGACATCCTGGGCTTGGGAGAAAGCATTGTCACCCAGCTCATCCGGGAGGGGCTGGTCCGGGACCCGGCGGACCTTTACCGCCTGCAATATGAGGACTTAATCTGTCTGGAACGCATGGGCGCCCGTTCTTCCCAGAACCTTTTGGAAGCCGTTGAAGCCAGCAAAAAAAATACCCTGGCCCAACTGCTCTTCGGCCTGGGCATCCGGCACGTGGGTGACCGGGCGGCCAAAATACTGGCCCGCCGGTTTGGGTCCATGAAAGCTTTAATGGAAGCAACTCTTGAGGAGTTAACGGAGATTCCGGAAATCGGGGTAAAAATTGCCGGCAGTATTGTGGATTACTTTTCCAAAGCCGAGAACTTGGATTTAATTCAAAGGCTGGCTGCTGCCGGAGTGAACATGGAAGGGGAAAAAGAGCACCGGGATGCCGGAGAACTGCCCTTATCCGGCAAAACCTTTGTGGTGACCGGCACTCTGGAAGGATTTAGCCGCCAAGAGGCCCAAAAAGCCATCGAAGAACGGGGCGGCAAGGTATCCGGCAGTGTCAGCAAAAAAACCGATTACGTGGTTGTGGGAGAAAATCCCGGTTCTAAGCAGGAAAAGGCCCTGCAACTGGGTGTTGTCCTTTTGAATGAAGCGGATTTTGTGGCCCTGTTAAATCGGTTCTCTTCCTGA
- a CDS encoding lipid II flippase Amj family protein codes for MERLLAVVVLTAIIHLINTLIYAVRPAGVITRRLATAYSLFNVIFLVAQTANMLQAPLLGSIIDLAVGRGVEAAGSGVNLLNTPVYQQELLILDYQFRTIILGATVGTLIGALFIPMFITFFVKGIDVFGEVKSIPKMLGMMIFSPGKMARMAKSAVRIPNRQFFKQVLSEKVTIPKKFLILNIFITGIFTTSVLSSLYACALYPEFRTTASMLSGIINGIATILFATVVDPTAAGLTDQALRGERPEADIKQMSFYLALTRFLGTILAQLFFVPAAWIIKYVAEMIARGGI; via the coding sequence ATGGAACGCTTGCTTGCCGTGGTGGTTTTAACCGCCATTATCCATTTAATCAACACCCTCATTTATGCCGTGCGTCCTGCCGGGGTAATAACCCGCCGGCTGGCCACCGCCTATTCGCTGTTTAACGTTATTTTTCTGGTGGCCCAGACAGCCAATATGCTCCAGGCCCCTTTGCTGGGATCCATCATCGATCTGGCCGTCGGCCGGGGTGTTGAAGCTGCCGGTTCCGGGGTGAATCTGCTGAATACGCCGGTTTACCAGCAGGAACTGCTGATTCTGGACTACCAGTTCCGTACCATTATACTGGGGGCTACCGTGGGCACCCTTATCGGGGCCCTTTTTATCCCCATGTTTATTACCTTTTTTGTTAAAGGAATTGATGTGTTCGGTGAGGTCAAATCCATTCCCAAAATGCTGGGCATGATGATCTTTTCACCAGGCAAAATGGCCCGGATGGCCAAATCCGCGGTGAGAATTCCCAACCGGCAATTTTTTAAACAGGTCCTTTCAGAAAAAGTGACCATTCCCAAAAAGTTTTTGATACTGAATATTTTTATTACCGGTATTTTTACCACTTCGGTGCTTTCCTCCCTGTACGCCTGCGCCTTGTATCCCGAATTCCGGACCACCGCCTCCATGCTCTCGGGCATTATCAACGGCATAGCCACCATCTTGTTTGCCACGGTGGTGGATCCCACGGCAGCGGGCCTTACGGACCAGGCCCTGCGGGGAGAGCGTCCCGAGGCGGACATCAAACAAATGTCCTTTTATCTGGCTCTGACCCGGTTTCTGGGCACCATCCTGGCACAACTTTTCTTTGTGCCGGCGGCCTGGATCATCAAATATGTGGCGGAAATGATCGCCCGCGGAGGAATTTAA
- a CDS encoding PQQ-binding-like beta-propeller repeat protein: MRIMKSLLVITLLLLVLTGRAEAAGRFDPYGELKWMQEKSGKLSADPTLTDNGLLYCPVGNKILCYDVNRGVKLWERKADVGGKITEPLLVQEQTIYATGTEGIQQMKPNGSLTWVYRVYPKPKGTKSSGVVSTGPGELIYFGVADGIYALEPKKNYQWRYSDEDNVAACLGNDRYVYVSLKDAAGTYSLSALDPEGDRVWHQGWGKLKNIRLTFAPDGNLLVVTNPASLGDRDYGRVRCLNPETGKEIWNYSVKADDITAVSFSTEGKIFFTANSRLFCLDDQTGLLDWNLPLLNVSSGAAVDDSKKRIYAGSTDGRIFCVSFAGRVIWDKEVDKTVSQEMHKDGGFMVDTGKDDKDSFSRAPILLKNGELLIYSDKGTIFKFVDIHKEG, from the coding sequence ATGCGAATCATGAAATCTTTGCTGGTAATCACGTTACTGCTTTTAGTTCTGACCGGGCGGGCGGAGGCTGCCGGACGGTTTGACCCATACGGTGAACTGAAATGGATGCAGGAGAAATCCGGCAAGCTGTCGGCGGATCCGACCCTGACGGATAACGGTTTATTGTACTGCCCGGTAGGCAACAAAATTTTATGCTATGATGTAAACCGGGGCGTCAAGCTGTGGGAAAGAAAAGCGGATGTGGGGGGTAAAATCACGGAACCTTTGCTGGTGCAGGAACAAACCATTTATGCCACCGGCACCGAAGGGATTCAACAAATGAAACCCAACGGGAGTTTAACCTGGGTTTACCGGGTTTACCCCAAACCTAAAGGAACCAAAAGCAGCGGCGTGGTTTCCACCGGGCCCGGTGAACTGATTTATTTTGGAGTGGCCGACGGGATTTACGCTTTGGAGCCAAAGAAAAACTATCAGTGGCGTTACTCCGACGAGGATAACGTGGCGGCCTGCCTGGGGAACGACCGGTATGTCTATGTGAGCCTCAAGGATGCCGCCGGCACCTACAGTTTAAGCGCCCTGGACCCGGAAGGCGACCGGGTTTGGCACCAGGGGTGGGGCAAACTTAAAAACATTCGCCTGACTTTTGCCCCGGACGGCAATCTGCTGGTGGTCACCAACCCTGCCAGCTTGGGGGACAGGGACTATGGAAGGGTTCGCTGCCTGAACCCGGAAACCGGTAAGGAAATCTGGAATTACTCGGTGAAGGCCGACGACATTACGGCAGTCAGTTTTTCAACGGAAGGAAAGATATTCTTCACTGCCAACAGCCGTTTGTTTTGCCTGGATGATCAAACCGGCTTATTGGACTGGAATTTGCCCCTGCTGAACGTGTCTTCGGGAGCCGCCGTTGACGATAGCAAAAAGAGGATTTACGCCGGAAGCACCGATGGAAGAATCTTTTGCGTCAGCTTTGCAGGAAGAGTCATTTGGGACAAAGAGGTGGACAAAACCGTCAGCCAGGAAATGCATAAGGACGGGGGTTTTATGGTGGATACCGGGAAAGACGACAAAGATTCTTTCTCCAGGGCGCCCATCCTGTTGAAAAACGGCGAGCTTTTAATTTACTCCGACAAGGGAACGATCTTTAAATTTGTGGATATTCATAAGGAGGGATAA
- the pcrA gene encoding DNA helicase PcrA codes for MDILANLNPAQAEAVKHTEGPLLVLAGAGSGKTRVLTCRVARILQQGVPPYNILAITFTNKAAAEMRNRVEQLVPEAARNLWVTTFHSACLRILRREIKALGYDSNFSIYDDADQQTVIKECLKELEIDEKRFQPRGMLSAISGAKNKLLDPNQYERQAYEYFEQVVARVYRLYQEKLFKNNAVDFDDLLVLTVRLFREHPHVLGYYQTRFKYILVDEYQDTNHTQYVLVNMLAERHRNLCVVGDPNQSIYKWRGADINNILSFERDYPEAMVVKLEQNYRSTGNILEAANAVIKNNLEAKEMQLWTAKGAGTRIQVFRAESERFEAHYIADRVKELRLSGDRKYREMAVLYRTHAQSRVFEEVFLRLGIPYTIFGGQKFYERKEIKDLLSYLRVIVNPVDGQSLSRIINVPKRGIGASSLEKITVYAAERDLSLLAALDQAEEIPGLPGKARKQCALLAELLSQFRQQAQFLSVTEMVREVLDKTGYKAELEAEDTVESRTRLENLQEFMSVTQEYDRQQGEEEGGLEDFLSTISLVTDMDRHDPQSDQLVLMTLHSAKGLEYPVVFLTGMEEGVFPHSRALYDQEELEEERRLAYVGITRAEEQLYLTHCWERTLFGRTNLNPKSRFLEEIPVELTVGQSVAKKTAGLGSAAGKGTASPAAGEVKSYLLGDKVRHQKWGEGVVVKVKGEGPSAELSVAFPSQGIKVLIAEYAPLEKL; via the coding sequence ATGGATATTCTGGCGAACCTGAATCCCGCCCAGGCCGAGGCGGTAAAACATACGGAGGGTCCATTGCTGGTGCTGGCCGGCGCCGGTTCGGGCAAGACCCGGGTGCTTACCTGCCGGGTGGCCCGGATATTGCAGCAGGGGGTTCCCCCTTATAACATTTTGGCCATTACCTTTACCAACAAGGCGGCGGCGGAAATGAGAAACCGGGTGGAGCAACTGGTGCCCGAGGCCGCCAGGAACCTGTGGGTTACCACCTTCCACAGCGCCTGCCTGCGCATTTTGCGGCGGGAAATCAAGGCATTGGGTTATGATTCGAACTTTTCTATTTACGATGATGCGGACCAGCAGACCGTGATCAAAGAGTGCCTGAAGGAACTGGAGATTGATGAAAAGCGATTCCAGCCCAGGGGCATGCTTTCCGCCATTTCCGGAGCAAAGAATAAATTGCTGGATCCGAACCAATATGAACGTCAGGCCTATGAATATTTTGAGCAGGTGGTCGCCCGGGTCTACCGGTTGTATCAGGAAAAGCTGTTTAAAAATAATGCGGTGGACTTTGACGATTTGCTCGTGCTGACGGTGAGGCTGTTCCGGGAACATCCTCATGTCCTGGGGTACTACCAAACCCGGTTTAAATACATTCTGGTGGATGAGTACCAGGATACCAACCATACCCAGTATGTCCTGGTGAATATGCTGGCTGAACGGCACCGCAATCTTTGCGTGGTGGGGGATCCCAACCAGTCCATTTATAAATGGCGGGGGGCGGATATTAACAATATTCTCAGTTTTGAACGGGACTACCCCGAAGCCATGGTGGTAAAGCTGGAGCAAAATTACCGCTCCACCGGCAATATCCTGGAAGCGGCCAACGCCGTGATTAAAAACAACCTGGAAGCCAAGGAAATGCAGTTATGGACGGCCAAGGGAGCGGGAACCCGGATCCAAGTGTTCCGGGCGGAAAGTGAGCGCTTTGAGGCTCACTATATTGCCGACCGGGTCAAAGAACTGCGCCTTTCCGGGGATAGAAAATACCGGGAGATGGCGGTGCTTTACCGCACTCACGCCCAGTCAAGGGTATTTGAAGAAGTTTTTCTGCGTCTGGGAATTCCCTACACCATCTTCGGGGGGCAGAAATTCTATGAGCGGAAAGAAATTAAAGACTTGCTCTCTTATCTGCGGGTCATTGTCAACCCGGTGGACGGTCAGAGTTTAAGCCGTATTATTAACGTACCCAAAAGGGGCATAGGGGCTTCCTCCCTGGAAAAAATAACGGTTTATGCCGCGGAAAGGGATCTCAGCCTGTTGGCTGCCTTGGATCAGGCGGAGGAAATACCGGGTCTGCCCGGAAAAGCCCGTAAACAGTGCGCCCTGCTGGCAGAACTGTTGTCCCAGTTTAGGCAGCAGGCCCAGTTTCTTTCAGTAACCGAAATGGTCCGGGAGGTTTTGGATAAAACCGGCTATAAGGCGGAGCTGGAGGCCGAGGACACTGTGGAGTCCCGCACCCGTTTGGAGAACTTGCAGGAATTTATGTCCGTAACCCAGGAATATGACCGGCAGCAGGGAGAGGAAGAAGGGGGCTTGGAAGACTTCCTTTCGACCATTTCCCTGGTGACCGACATGGACCGCCACGATCCCCAGTCGGACCAACTGGTTTTAATGACCCTGCACAGCGCCAAGGGACTGGAATACCCGGTGGTATTCCTGACCGGCATGGAAGAGGGGGTTTTCCCCCACAGCCGGGCTCTTTACGACCAGGAGGAGCTGGAGGAGGAACGAAGGCTGGCCTATGTGGGCATTACCCGGGCTGAAGAACAGCTTTATTTAACCCACTGTTGGGAAAGAACCCTTTTCGGCCGCACCAACCTCAATCCCAAATCCCGTTTTCTAGAAGAAATCCCGGTGGAATTAACGGTGGGCCAGTCGGTGGCCAAAAAGACGGCCGGGCTTGGCAGCGCTGCGGGTAAAGGAACCGCTTCTCCGGCTGCCGGGGAAGTAAAATCCTATCTTCTGGGAGATAAGGTACGGCATCAGAAGTGGGGAGAAGGGGTTGTGGTCAAGGTGAAGGGGGAGGGGCCCTCTGCGGAATTATCCGTGGCCTTTCCCTCCCAGGGCATAAAAGTCCTGATCGCCGAATATGCGCCACTAGAAAAGCTATAA